The following are from one region of the Pocillopora verrucosa isolate sample1 chromosome 3, ASM3666991v2, whole genome shotgun sequence genome:
- the LOC131799458 gene encoding parapinopsin-like — MTAKTTNKLVSNSTYARTGSTSSTSECIAWFIVVIFGILAIVIFNLITIVVFVKQRQLQRRSKYLLIHLAIVDLLVGAVSGPSFIAEGFSFFCYQRDNTIVARFLWELFPVTSLVNIAAISLERLHATFFPFKHRFIKKWVYGVIVAVIWLMGCFSAMLNVRCSPSPQHHGAANTERKLTITLIWITFASLLSWLPHVVFSITTIFFEGISNVYFAAATLLLIGANSLINSIIYVIRIPEFRAGLAKIFCRNQNHIRR; from the exons ATGACGGCAAAGACCACCAATAAATTAGTTTCAAACAGCACCTATGCGAGAACTGGATCAACCTCTTCTACATCAGAATGTATTGCATGGTTTATAGTGGTCATTTTTGGAATACTGGCCATTGTTATCTTTAACCTCATCACAATCGTTGTATTTGTGAAGCAGCGTCAGCTACAGCGTCGGAGTAAATACCTGCTCATCCATCTGGCGATTGTCGACCTCCTAGTCGGTGCAGTCTCTGGGCCTTCTTTCATTGCAGAGGGattttcgttcttttgttaTCAGAGGGATAATACTATTGTTGCAAGATTTTTATGGGAACTATTTCCCGTCACCTCCCTGGTTAATATAGCAGCTATTTCTTTAGAAAGATTACATGCAACATTTTTCCCATTCAAGCACCGCTTTATCAAGAAATGGGTGTATGGCGTTATCGTAGCTGTTATTTGGTTGATGGGTTGTTTCAGCGCTATGttaaat GTTCGATGCAGTCCTAGTCCACAACACCATGGTGCAGCTAACACCGAAAGAAAACTGACCATCACCTTGATTTGGATTACTTTTGCGTCTTTACTCTCTTGGCTGCCGCATGTGGTTTTCTCCATCACAACTATTTTTTTTGAGGGAATCTCAAACGTTTATTTCGCTGCGGCAACATTACTACTAATTGGGGCTAATTCCCTAATAAACTCCATTATATACGTCATAAGAATTCCAGAATTTAGGGCAGGCTTGGCTAAAATATTCTGTAGGAACCAAAACCACATACGCCGATGA